The following nucleotide sequence is from Oscillospiraceae bacterium.
GGTCGAAGCCGCCAAGGCCAACAACAAACTGCTGACCATCGGTTACCAGCAGCGCAACCGCCCCGACACGGCTTATCTGAAAGCGGAGTGCGAAAAGGGTACCTTGGGCGAAATCTATTTTGCCAAAGCGCGTTCGGTTCGTCGGCGCGGCGTTCCGACCTGGGGTGTGTTTTTGAATGAATACGAACAGGGCGGCGGCGCTCTGATCGACATCGGCACGCATGCGCTTGATATGTGCATGTGGCTGATGCAGGACTGGGATGTCAACTACGTGGTCGGTACCTCATATACCAAACATAACAAGGACACCGAGACCGCAAATTTGTTTGGCGACTGGGATGTCAACCAGTTCACAGCGGACGACGCCTCGTTCGGCTTTATCGTGATGAAGAGCGGCGCGACGATTTTCCTCGAGGCCACCTGGGCACTGAATACGCTTGATCTGGCTGAAGCGAAAGTCGAGCTCTGCGGTACAAATGCCGGCGCGGACATGGTCGACGGACTGCGCATTAACGGCGTGAAAAACAACCGGCAATATATTGAAACACCTGACTTCTCCACCGGCGGCGTCGCGTTCTTCGAGGGCAATCAGGGCGGAAGTCCGGCGGATATCGAGCAGGTGATCTGGATGAACGCCGTCAACGGCAAGGGAAAACTCTCGGTGCTGCCCGAACAGGCCGCCGTCGTCACCCGCTGCCTCGACGCGGTGTATGAATCTGCCAAGACCGGCAAACCGGTGTACTTTAAATAAACAAGCTAAAACCTTCGGTTTCAGCTAGGAAGTTTTGCGCTGACGCACAAAACATCCGTCATGCCAAAACCTTCGGTATTGATCGGGGAGTTTTGCGCTGAGCTTACAACATCCCGGAAAAGAAAGGTATCATTATGAACGTGACTATTTTTGTAGAAGACGATAAAGCCAATACCCAACCCGAAGTGCTCAAGGTCTATAAAGAAGGCATCGCCGCAGAACTAGCGACAATTTTTAAAGGCAAAGCTCGCACGGTCAGCGCCTTCGAGCCGGAATGCGGATTGACCAAAGAAGTGCTCGGCGACACCGATGTGCTGTTATGGTGGGGCCACCGCTTCCACGGCATGGTGTCCGATGAGGTTGCTAAACGTGTGACCGATGCGGTTTTGACCGGAATGGGCCTTGTCGTATTGCATTCCGGACATTATTCCAAACCGTTTAGAGCGCTGATGGGCACGACCTGTTCGTTACGGTGGCGTGACGGCGATTTCGAGCGGCTTTGGATTTGCTCTCC
It contains:
- a CDS encoding Gfo/Idh/MocA family oxidoreductase codes for the protein MSLTKVAIIGCGGIANGKHMPSLKKTGMCEMVAFCDLIKERAEKAAADYGVKGAKVYTDYKKLLADPSIEVVHVCTPNRSHSKITVDALNAGKHVMCEKPMAINYKEAMKMVEAAKANNKLLTIGYQQRNRPDTAYLKAECEKGTLGEIYFAKARSVRRRGVPTWGVFLNEYEQGGGALIDIGTHALDMCMWLMQDWDVNYVVGTSYTKHNKDTETANLFGDWDVNQFTADDASFGFIVMKSGATIFLEATWALNTLDLAEAKVELCGTNAGADMVDGLRINGVKNNRQYIETPDFSTGGVAFFEGNQGGSPADIEQVIWMNAVNGKGKLSVLPEQAAVVTRCLDAVYESAKTGKPVYFK
- a CDS encoding ThuA domain-containing protein produces the protein MNVTIFVEDDKANTQPEVLKVYKEGIAAELATIFKGKARTVSAFEPECGLTKEVLGDTDVLLWWGHRFHGMVSDEVAKRVTDAVLTGMGLVVLHSGHYSKPFRALMGTTCSLRWRDGDFERLWICSPSHPIAKGLPEYIELKEEEMYGEYFDIPTPDDLVGIGWFRGGEVFRSVCAFRRGLGKVIYIQPGHETNPTYKNKDIRKLIRNAAEWAAADIRAAAPTGSRHCEVPPESK